The Catharus ustulatus isolate bCatUst1 chromosome 17, bCatUst1.pri.v2, whole genome shotgun sequence genome includes the window AGAAATTCAATTTCCTTTTGAACTCGTTACCCGCTTGATTGCTATCTGTACAGAAAGACACAGACCTTGTGGGCTGAAACCCATGTGCTGGCCCCAGTACTCATCTGAGAACTTGGCAATTCATTGCAGGAGTGGGCTGTGCTGTCAAGGTCACCTCCCAGACCTGGGTCTGGGTGAGCAGCGTGTCATGGCTCTCCAGACCTTCAAGACCTGGCATGTCCAGCCCATGGGCTCTGCAGGCCACAGTCTTGACCAATTGTTTAAAAGCTGCTGAATTTCCATGTATTATAAACAAGGTGATTTGCCAGGGCTGGCATCAAACACTCTGCTTTGTTACCAGAGGCGTGTTTTCAGAAGTCAGTATCGAAACAGTGGTGAAAAATGGGGCATTTTGAAGCTATTGAACGAGAAGTTCAAGTTGTGCACAGCGATCAGCCGATATATCTGACAGGCCACGCATAAAGGTGTTTAACTGGTGCCACGGAAACTTTTTCAGCAGCACCTTAAATCAAACTCACCTAAGCCATCTGCTGCTTAGAGTGATCCTTGGCCAAGCTCACTCACCACAGAGGCATTTAGAAACATCAAAGATATTTAAAGACTTTATTTGACCTTAGCACCTTTGAACAAGGGCAGGACAAGTGAGAATGGCCCCGAACTGACAGAGGGTAGGGTTAGATTGCacactgggaagaaattcttccttgtcaGATGgcaaggccctggcacaggctgcccggagaagctgtggctaccccatccctggaagtgttcgtggtcagggtgggcagggattAGAGCAACcagggatagtggaaggtgtccctgctcattgcaatgagttttcattttacttttgttgaatcacagaatcccacaaggggctggaagggactttagAGCTCATCTCGTTCCAGCCGTGGGGTCTTTCCCCTCCAGACCAACAGATGCTGATCCAGATGGGCGTGGACCCTTGGACAGGTTCCACATTTTCATGGCAGGcagttttcctcctttccctttgccATCCTCTACTTTAAAGCCAAAACAGCACTTCTGCACACACTGAGGATAAATGGAAGATTGAAATAAATTGCTCTCCTCCAGATCTTTCCTCTCTGGGTTATGCATCGCTGGAGGATCTGCTGGCTGAGACAGAGTGAAGGGAGATGCAGACAACCCCACAGGCTCTggtcagagcaggacagagctttGTCTTGTGGCTCCATTCAGTTAGGCAGCATTTGGGAAACATTTTTTTGGGTGAGGGGTGGAAAGGAGGATTTTCTTGTTGAGTTGAGGAGCAGGACCTCTCTATCCCCTTagggacagagatggggaacccagagcagctggaccGAGGCTGTAGAAGGGTTTGCAGTTCCCACAGGCAGGGCACCCCTTCTCATCTAACAGCactttctcattttcaaaagAGTTGAGAGAACCACTAAAACACAGAGTCGTGTTGgggtttcatttttttgcctcacttctctctgcctccctgcctgtCCAGCGTGTAATGGAAATTTTACCGCAGCCGCTCGGTGAGCAAACAGGAAGCCAGCAGAGAGCGTGGCAGCTCGCTGtggccctgctcagctctgctgggttaCAAGAAAGGCCATAAAAGACGGGGGTGGCAGGGGGAGGAGAGCAGGCCagaggggccagggctgccagcagtgcaggagagcTGTTCCTGGGTTCACAGGTAAggcaggcactgccctgcaccttctttttcttccttctgtaaaTGATTCCTGACtatttttagaagtattttccaTCGTTCTTCTTGGGGCCAATTGAGAGGATTCTGCCATACTTTATTCTCTGTACCAAACTTACTAAAACCTCACCTCGCTTGGAAAAACTAATTCTAATTGGCttgttcctcttctttttcatttttgcaaaCTATTGTACAAACCTTAAAATCCCCCAAAGCTGCTCAAATTTCCAGTGGAGGTACTGGAGAAGGTAAAGCTGAGCAGTGGTTCCACAATTCCCTTGCTCCTGTCggaaagatttttcttccttttctctgaagGAAATCGAGAATCCCTCCACTGAATAGTCTTGGCTGTGTGTGGAGTACTCAGAGCTTCATCTGGCTCAGTCCCCACCACACAAGTGTGAGGATGTTTGGATCCAAGCAAAGTAAGAAATCCAGAAAGGGGCTGAAAACATCGCAGATTCCTTTCACTGTGATTTTTGTGACAGCTTTCCAGGCTCGCTCACTTCTTGCATAGAGCTTGGGAAAACCCTTCCCGTCAGTTTCCTACTAAGTTCATTCATTGTGATTAATAAGCTTTTAacattcatttttccttcaattccctgaagggagggtgtagccaggtggggtggtctcttctcccaggtaacaagtgacaggatgagaggaaacaaCCCCTGCACCTGGGAAGGGTTTacattggatattagggaaaactTCTTCACCACAAGAGTTGtccagcactggaacaggctgcacagggcagtagtggggtcaccatccctgagGGGATTTAAAAgaagtgtggatgtggcacttggggacacggttTAGTGATGGGTTTGGCCACGCTGAGGGAACAATTGGGCTTGGTGATCTCAGGGGGCTTTTCCAACCCAgatggttctgtgattccttgATTCCCTggaagcaggcagggaaatgtGAGGAGGTTTGGGTGGGTCCCACAGACAGCCACACCTTAAAAACAGAGCCAAGGGGTTGCTTCTTTGTTATCTCCTCCAAATTCTTCAGAGGTTGGGAGATCTGGGCAAGTACACGGTGTGAGGCACAAGGCACAAGGCAGGGGGTTCGGCAGCTGCCCCAGTGAGGGGCACCTCGAGGACTGTCTAACCTGAGAATGGTGAAACATCAGGGTCAATCTCAGGTTCGTCAGCCCATGAGATGCCTTCTCCAGAGCGGGacaggcagcaccagcccccACCAGCCCCCACCAGCCCCATGGCCACCGCCTCCACCAGCACATGGAgaagcacagcagggagcaggggggcaCCAGAGCTTCGTCTGCACCCTGGCACGGCTCCGTGAGGATGGGGAAGGGCCAAGGTGGGTGTCAGCCCCCAAGGAGCAATGGAAGGAAAGTGCCTGGCAAATCCCACCTGTTCCtcaggagaagctgctggaagctcgGCCACATGTTAGTGCTGAAGTTGCCACGGTCGGGATGCAGCAGCTGCCGcgtgtgagctgctgctcatgTGACAGGAGGCTCCGAGTATCAAAAGCACCTAATTAGGAACCTCTCCGACTCCCATCCGGATCTGCGCCTCTGTGTGCAGTGAGCGCAGCCCAGGGGTGAGTTTGGCATCCCTGAAAGCATCATTAACACATCGCTCCTCGCATTCCTGACTAGAGGAGGAGAGAGTGACAGCCCTAAAAGTGGCGATAATGAATCCCCAGGCAGTACACGGGGCCTGTCAGCACTGGATGTGTCAGTAATTTATaaagggagcaggaaaaaaaaggtgtttttaatttttcaagttgAGCTTCCTAAATAAAACACAAGTCCAAGATATACTTGTCGGAATCACTGTCTTTCCTACAATTAAATGACTAATCCTAATGATAAATGGTGCCAAACATTACCCACCACAGTGCAGGCCATGGGGGCAAGGAATGAACCGAgctgcccctctgtgcctgctcccGGCCATTCCAGTGGCAGCGCAGGAGCAGAAATCTCTGCCCAGAGCGACTGGCTCACTCTTCTGAGACAAGGTGGCCCCTAAAGACCCCTGAGTGATGCTCTGGGcaccagcccctcctgctgcatcTCCGCTGCGGCCCCTCCAAGTGCTGATTCTGCAAAGCAGCCTCAGGAGATGGGGTAGAAAGGGGTTTTCAGAGAGCCCAGCCTCACGTGCAGGGGAGCGGCCAAAATTGTTGAGCTGGACCCCTTGGACCCACCAAGGCCTAGCATAACTTCAAGAAGATTTAAAAgtgtgcaggagcagccaggcagcacaggagaggCAGCTCCATTCCCGTGCTAGGCTCCAGTCACTGGTGGAGCTGGTTTCATCTCCtcatgggattttggggtgtcatttgccctcagcccccagcaggTGTGGGGATGCCCTGGGAGCTACAGACAActctcctggcagtgcagcagtgccaggctcagcaCAGGTATCAGGGTAGGGGACTGCATGGGGTCAGGCACGGGGGCAGGGAGAAATGCAGGCTCTGGTGGAGCACTGGAAATGACCCAGAATCTCGATTATTCAGTGAAGAAAAGGACTTTTAAAACTCACAAAGccagcaggaggcagctgctccCCCTTCCTGCCCACCCAGCacttgctctgctgctgctgggagttATTCTGCACCTAGGGGGGGCTTAGAGACCCCCGGGCTTGCCATCCCCATAGACCTCTTGAGTTCTTTCCAGTGACCCTCAGAACTCTGCAGAGCCCTTATTTTTCATGTGGTTCTTGCCATGGAGGAGGATGAGAGGGGTTCTTGCCATTCATCCCCTAGTTCTACCTAACGTGGGCTGGtttgctttttccccttctcttaaGTTTGTTCTTCAGGagggaattttaattttagagaCAGCAGTGCTTCTGCAAGGTGAAGGAAGTAATTGCTGAGCTCTGAGGGCCAGGCAATGGAGACTccagcagggaggcagggaaaggaaaatgaatccCTTGCATGCTCCCTTGGATCCCGGGATGcacccccaggtgtgtgtctgtgccagaATCAGGCCGGGAGAAGAACATCTGCCTTTGTGATGTGTCAAATCATGCTCCAGAAGCGCATTTTGCTTCTGCAGGGAAGTCTTCATCTCTGTGATAGCAGGAGAGGGATCGCTGGGAGGAGCCGGCAGGCAGCCGGGGCTGCCTTCACCAAACAACTGCCGAAGGAGCCATCGGGAAAACTTTCCCTGCGACGTGAAAcgctgcagagcccagggccgAGCCCGCACCCGTGTGTGCCCCGCTgtgccccctgccctgggcacacctggcccCGAGACAATCAGGGGGCTCCATGGGGGTGTCTGTCCAGGGCCCAGGTGCCAGGAAACACCACCCGGAACAATGTGGGAGTGTGGGGCTTGGCTGGCGGGTCCTGCTGCACCCCCAGGCGCCCCGTCACACACAGAGGGTCTGTCGGGAGCGCTCACGAACTCACACACACCTCACACCCCGCCCACCTCCCCCTCACCTCTcgaacccccaaaacccaaaacacataCAGAAACACCCCTCAAAACACTTGTGCCCGTTTGTATACACATCCCACACACCCCCCACGACCCCTAAAAACTCCCTCCCGGTCTCACATGCCCATGAACCGCTGTGTCTGCCTCCCGGACTCTCTCCCCTCCACACAGCCCCGTGTTCCCCGGACTGTCACCCCCAGAGTCCCCTCGTCCCCCCGGCTCTCCCCCCGTTCAGCACCGCGGACAgatcccggccccgctcccatCACGTGGCTCCCACCGCCCCTATAAAcgcggggcgcggggcgcggAGCGGCGCGTCCTGCGGGAGGAGCGGAGCGGAGAGGAGCGGAGAGCAGCGCCGGAGAGCGGTGAGACCCGCACGGGCACCGGGACGGGCACCGGGAACTGCACCGGGAACCCCGGCACAAGGAGGGGATCCCgagcccaggggctgggagaggagggtcCTATCCTGGGGTGGATGGGGTGTCCCCTCGCAGGGTTCTCGAGGGTCCCGTCCCGGCTGCCGAGGGTGTCTCATGTCCGAGAGGGAGTCCCCCGGGTGCCCCCACCATCCCCAGGATCCCAGCCTGCGGGAGGTCCCGTCCCCAGAAGGGTCCTGTCCCATGGACGGGGGGTGAGATTCCCATCGGCGGGGGTGGAGATCCCGTCCCGTGGGGCTTCATCCCAAGGGAATTTcatccctggggagggggtccccagggggtgAAGCCCCTCGAGTGACCCCTGACCGCAGCGGGGGGGATGTGGGGGTCCGGGGCGGGGGGACACTGCTCTTGCAGGCTTCTGGCCCCGGAGTGGCTGCGATGCGGGTCAGGATGATTTCAGCTGCCTCCGTCCTCGTCCTGCTCTTCCTGCCTTCGGAGACCTGCTCGCCCCTGCAGTGGCCCCGGGGTCCGTCTCGCAGGCTGACCCTGCccccccagctcacctgggagCCCTGGATGGGAGCCCCGAGACCTCCGGTCCCCGGCACCGATCCCCTGCCCCAAAGACTGTGCCAGTTCCATGGGGCAGAGCCCACCCCGGCCCCCCGAGCCCGGCGGGCGCTGCAAACCGGCAAGAGGCGAGACGGAAAACCCAACTCGCTGGATCTCACCTTCCACCTCCTGCGCGAGTTCCTGGAAATGTCCCGGGAGGAGAGACTGGCCCAGAAGGCGCTCAGCAATAAGCTCTTGCTGCAGAGTATAGGGAAATGAAGGAGGGCCCTTGGAGGTGGGGGAATGAACGAGACCGACCCCGTAACAAGACACCACGGCAGAGCGGAGAACGGGGGGGATGCCGTGGGCTGCAGCCGTGCCCAGGGAGTCCCCACCTTGCCTGGCAGTGTTCCTGGCGCTGCGTCCCGCGTGTCACTGTTGTGCATTAAAGTCACAGTCGtacctgccctgctgctgtgctcttaTGCTTCCTTGCTGTCATAAACCTGTGGATCCAAACCAGGTCGCCCCAAAAACACCAGAGCAATCCCACATGCTTCCTTGGGTGAAAAACATCTGCGTAAAGAGCTCTGAATGATGCAGGTAGTGCCACCCCGGCTGGAAGCTGCACCCTGAGACCCAACCAGGGCTTCTCCAATATCCCTGTGAATGGCTCCAAAAGCTTCTGCTTCCCAACTTTGCAGCAAGCCTGCACATTTTTGTGTTACTGCTAGGGAATTGGGACAAGGTTTAGTGACATCTGAGCTTGGCAGTTCTTGGAGGAAGTTGAGCATCTGTGTAAAACACTGGCAGCAAAGAGCATTGCAGCCCCCCCAggggtcccctccccaggctgtgtcctctctgGGCCATGGAGCCCTCCTCTCCTCAATCCCCCTTCTGCAATAACAGCCCCGAGCTTGGAGCAGCCATTCCCACCCCAACTCTGCACAATCCACTGCCAGGCTTGATGGGACTGAACTGGGTTTGGGAAGGCTCCCAGGTCATAGTGGAAGCAGGAAAATTGTCCCAGGGCCCCGCACTCTGCAGACCAGAGCAGGGGTCAACATCCTTCCCCCAGGCCAGCCTGGCCATCCCAGCCTTGGGTGAGTGactggggtgggcacagggcaggacaggacctctggcaccctggggacatcaaagaggggacagcgagggagCAGAGATTTGTGGGGTTGGGACAGAAATCACAATAAAGATCAGACCATGCCAAGACAGGGGTGTGGGGAAGTGGTGAGGAGCTGAGTTGAGCAGCTTGGTCTCAGCTTTGAACCAATCTGGCCTGAGCCAGCACCTCACTCCTGCTTCTCTGGAGGGGCTGCTCAGCTCCGGCGGCTTTCGGTGCTGCCAGGGCAACAtgggccatgggcagggacatctccctcTAGATCAGGTCGCTCAAAGCCCTGTTCAACCTGACAACCCCAAgttaaaacacaattttgtgCTCACCTCCATCAAATTCAGAACTCACCTTTGCAAAATGAACAAACCCAGAGTCAGAACAGCcgctgctggcacctgcagcagggacagaacccTGGTCAACACGGGCCTGGGGGCACGACAGATTTGTGCTGCCTTGGATCAGTCTTGTAGCACCTTCAGCATATCTTCCACTCATCTTTGTTCCCTCCACCAGCCACACCAGGAGCAAACCCAGTGTCAATAACCCAAGTTTCTCCAGAAAAGGGTATTCTTACTGTAGAGACAGCTCCTGTTGCCTCCCTCAGCCCAGCATAAAATTCCCACCCCACCAACTCTAACCTGCATTTATACCTCAAACACCTGCCAGAGTCCAGCATCACATCAAGATCTTTGGACTTCAAGGTTCAGAAGCAGCCCAGACCCCACGCTGGGTGCAGGAGAGCAGTTCCTACCCCAGGGACCCTGCacccagtgcccatcccatgGGTGACCTCCCTCCCCCGCCACTTCCAGCCCCACCTTGTCTCACAGCCCCTCCCTCTCGTGCTGAGTTCCACCATgcaaataaagacagaaaaatccaatgtgcatttctgcattgaaaacatttattttacaacAGTGGTTTCTGATAACTTAGCAAtctttattttagtttatattCGGACATACAAGACACAAATTACCAtgctaaaacagaaaataattccttctgCCGTCGCCGCGGGTATGTACAGGAGCTCAGTAGTATCGAGTGTTACAATCCACGAGGTTCAGACAGCCACGTCTACTTACAGACAACTCAAAGTATGGTCCTTTAGTAACATAACAAAATAGATATATGTCTATATTATAATTGCTTCTCAGATGCATTTATACTTCGATTGtggtgggtttggtttggggttatttcactattttttcttttttaaagatggGCTCCCCTTATCCCCCACCCCAGCCCGAGTTGAAGTGCAGTGCAAATGCAGGCGCGTCTCTCCCGGCATCCTCAGCTCCCTCTGGCTCTACAGAGGAGCCAGGAAACCAAACCCCACGAGGAATTACACGGTTCAGGGCCTTGCTCACATGCAAAATGAACATAAACgcctgggatggcagcagcGACACCAACCAACCCATCCACACCCTGCCCCAGCAAGGCAGGGCACGGTGGGATGAGAGGGAAGGAATGACAGTGATCAGCTCAGCATCCAGCAAGGAAACAGCACGGCTGGAATTGGCAAAGTTGGAGTTCATCAACCGTGATGGTCACAAACAGAACCTCAGCGGTGTCAGCAGCAAAAATCTCCTCGGTATTCCCCCATTTCTGCCGTGGAGCAGGAACCCCTGGTGTGCTGCGTggcaggaacagcccctggCAGGAACggcctgaggaggaggagggtggtgACTCTGTCCAGCATGGCTAGAAGGGACACGGTGGGACTCACATGTGCATCAGTCACAACTGTTGTGCCTTCACATGGCTCACTGCCAGCTTCAGGTGTAGGAATTCCAGTAACTCCAAGTCCTTGTGGAACCAGCCTGCAAGAGGAGGGATGGCGCCCGGCCGTGCAAACACCACGCTGCCCGTGTGGGAACTGCCCGAGCAAggtgtggggagcaggagctgctgctcccactccGAGGACCATTTATTTATACAACAGGCTCCTTCACCATGTCCTCACCAgtccctcagccccacaggtcgggtttgggttttcctgcagctgagagCAAAGAAGCACAATCGTGGCCACACAAAACTCACACCTTCCCCCTGTCTGGCTGAGTTCAGAGCACTACTTGGAGCCAAATCTCGCATTTTTACCACCAAAGAAAAACCCAAGGTGCACACCTGttgtataaatatatacatatgtgcatatatacatacatacacacacgtGATGCTGCAGCCCACGCCCTCAGCACGGGGTGGACCTTGCTCTGTgagctcacccagccctgctccagggagtCCAATGTGGTGAAAACTagggaaaaacccaaatccatGTGTTCTATCACAGCTTCAGTGATGAGCACATTAACCACATCTAAACACCCCACGTGGCAGCTGCACAAGTTCCAGTcactccagagctgcccctctgccaggtctcccttctctcctcctaAGGAaagctggagcaggcagagccctgtTTCAGCCAAAGGAGCTGGGGCAAGGGACAGCACATGGAATTCAAGTAGATTGTTGAATTTTTGGAAAGGTTTGACAAGCAATCGCTCACAGACTGCAAGAGAAcacccacagggctgggagagggagcagagaagACAACGGCACTCGGGAATGAACAGCCAGTTTATATAAGAGCTTCCtctatacatatacatacatatatatatatataaccaCCAGAAATTCCCAGCATCTATTCTTTGAACATCAAAACAAACTGTGCACATAACATTGGCATAATGAAAGTTCGTCTTCCAGATTTCTGGCATTTGGCTTGTGCAAACATCAGACAGCCAGCTTCCCTCTCGTGGCTTCTCCTCATAAAGGAAGTGTCTCCTTGGAAGAGCACGGGAATTGCAGTCTTGCTGAGTCCCAGGCAGTCCCAGTAAGCCTCCAAAGGCAGCTCGTGGAGGGGACCACGGATCTTGCGGGAGCTGAACACTGACAAATTTCCTGCTACCTGGTGAGCTACTGGCTATGGTTCTTTAGAGAGATTTTAAGCAGCTGTTGGTGCAATGAGACACTACAAACTAGATGATCTCCACTAGAATACAGAGAAGCAGCACCAGATGCTGAAGCATGTGAAGTTTATATCGACCTGACACTGTAAACTGTAACTGGGAAGTTACGGTTCAGCGCTCCAAGATTAACGCATTTAAACACCATTTGGAATTTCTGACACGAGGTGGGGGCTGCAAACTGCCCTGACCACCCTGCCAGAGTGACCTGTTAAACACGATGCCAAGACACAGGTGCACTGGGTACAAAAAACCTGCAGCATAAATTTCCTAAATTATCCAGAACTGGCAAAAAGATCAAAGGGCACCAGAAGAAGGGCACAAAGTAGCTGAGAGTAGGTGCCATTCTCAAGGAGTGTGTGTGGTACAAATGCTCTGGAATTGCCCCTCAGAGTGAACTGGTGTCCCCCCACACCAGTAAACTGCCTCACAGATGGGACAGGAATAGTTTTTCTGTCAGGCTCCTGCCCTGGTTACACCTGTGAGGTGTTTACAGGCTGacaggaagggtttggagagCTGCACTCCCCCAGCAGGACTGGGTGCTTCTGTGCCATGCCCAAGCCTTCCTTCTCAGTTCTACCCCTCCAAACCTCCAAGAGGATCCCACTTCAAAAACACCAGGAGTGCTAATATCTAAAGCAGTTTTAAAAGATTACAAATCTAAAAAGAAGACTAGAAAGGGAACAGGCTGCAAAATGTCACTGCATGGGACCAGCAAAAACTGACACCCTACGGGATGCCACCGAGGTCTCACATCAATTTATATAcagataaatatttaagaatttcCTACAAAAATCACTAACAAAATGAGACTGGCATTGAAGGGGTGCAATGCCCCTTCAGTACAGTGCGTTTAGGATGTTCCCATCCCTAGGGAGGATGGGCAGGGCagatccagcagctccttttccagcagctccatgtgccAGGAGGGACAGCCAGCACCTGAGcgctctcagcagcagcttttcctcctctcctaaGGTAGGAATGGCTCTCCATGCAACAGAGGGATAAATCATATCCTGAACACCAGACACTCCAGATGGGATTCACCCCAAAGGAGCTACAAGTGCAAAGGAAATCAGTGCTGGAGAGTTGGAGGAGCTGGATGGAGGCGGCCGAACAACTGGAATGGAGGCAACTTGTACAAATGATACGactttaaagaaacaaataaataaataaaatccaagtATTAATTCTGGAAACACGCTGGACAGAGATGGACAGTGCTCAGGTTTGATTTTGGAGGGAAACATTCTGCACTAAGCCAggtcaggctgcagcactgggatgctgcagctcccctCGCCCAAGCTCAGAATTCCCATCTGAGCTTCTCCACCAGATTTTGAACCATTATTCCCAACAGAACTTTGCATTTACTAGGATTCTACTTGGCCATTATGAAGTGCAACTCGTGTTAGAGCCTGGGGTACTCTTGTACCCTTCCAAGAGAGGAAAAGTGGGCATTAATGTACTTATGTGCCATGACACAGTTTTGGCTTTAAAGAAGGAATGTTTAAATCACTTCCTTGCACAGTTGAATGAGAACTTCACTAATACACAATAATCCTAAACTCAGAGATTAGGCAGTAACATGGGCAAACttgaaacagctttaaaaaacatGAATATTCCTCTAGAATTATGTTTTCCCATCATTCTCTGTAACTGAGATCTCAGAACAGTTTCCCTTGGAGCACCTAACATCACTCTGGCACATAACAGAGTAATTTCCTGCTCACACACCACCCACAGACAGAACCAACAGGAAAGCAGtctctctccaaactcatcccTTGCTAAGCAAAGAACTAAAACTGCAAACTTATCCTGGATGTCATCTTTCCCCACAGATAACTGTTCTGCCTCTGGTCCTCACGTGCTGCCCACATTTCAGTTCCCTTGTCAGGAGCCTGTGGAGCGGctccaggtgtgtcacacacatccctggaGCCACAACTTCCCACCAGCCTCTCTACATCTGTGGAAACAGCCCAGAGAGGTTAAGAAATTAGAGCATTATTCCAAATTAACAGTGACATCCAGCACTGGGGGGCAAAGCTGCTCTGCAACAACCATCTCTGTGTTATCCACCGAGATgaacacagggacaggaaatggaacagctcccagggaacagcccctTCCTCATTCACTGACTTGTTCCAATCAGCCACATTCATTTACAAAGCCAAAAAACatcagtacttttttttttttttaaatcaagaacACAATTTGCAGATACAGGCAATTTTAACCAGTGAATGTGGAGAGGTCAAAGCCTGCACATGCCCCACCATATTCCAGAGTGAAATTCTACACCAAGAACAGGCTTCAGGCAAACAGGGACAGACAAAATGATATTTGGTTTAAGCCttaaaatggctttttgttCCAAGGGGTcaaagaaatacattaattaaaTAAGGACCTCAAGCTAAATCATAGACAAATGTCCTCAAGGCCATCCAAGTCTGGAACAGTTAAAAGTATCTTGCACTAAACTGCCACATTTCAGGTCTGTAAGGACTATGGGCAAAGAAGAAATTACTCAAGGACTGTGCTGCTGAAATTGAGTCATTAATTAAAAGTAAtacattttttggggaattttgggggtggaTGTGGTACTAAAATCATGCTGATTGCAGCAAGCTCCCATGCAGGCAAACATGTGCTTGTACCAACAGCCACAGCAAGGTCTGGGTGTGCAAACACTCCTCACTGAGCACTGAGACCATGGGGAGAACATGTTCTCCCACCCAGCACATTTAACATGGTTTCATGGCAGATTTCATGTGCTCCAACCTTGTTGCTCATGCAAAGACAGCAGGA containing:
- the LOC117004161 gene encoding corticoliberin-like; this encodes MRVRMISAASVLVLLFLPSETCSPLQWPRGPSRRLTLPPQLTWEPWMGAPRPPVPGTDPLPQRLCQFHGAEPTPAPRARRALQTGKRRDGKPNSLDLTFHLLREFLEMSREERLAQKALSNKLLLQSIGK